DNA from Archaeoglobus veneficus SNP6:
TTTTGCTGGATGTTATTAAACTCACGAGTTTTTCGTTTTTTGGCCCGATATGCTTTATGAGAAGATAAAAGGGGGTGTGAGCAATCTCGGTATTCAGGTCGAGTCTTCCGCCTATATCAACGATCCTCGTAAGAGGTATTTTCTTCTTTCTATCTTTTCCAATCAGCCAGATGTTAAGGTTTGAGAGAATTAATCTTCCGGGAACCCAAGCAGCATCTCTGAATCTCTTTCCATCAGACGCTGCCGGAGATATAAACCTTCCAATTATGTCTTCAACTTTTACTTCCTTCATTGCCACGATTATTATTTAGGAAATCGCTCTCTTAAGCTTTTCGGCACGTTTTATCTTGTTCAAGGCCTGAAAAGCCATGCTTCTGACTCTATCGCTCGGGTCTTCGAGAGCGAGGTTCAGATGCTCCTTAGCCCTTATATCACCTATCTCACCAAGTATCCAGCACACCAGCCTTCTTATCTCTTCGTCGTTGTGCCGTATCATGTCGAGTAGCGGTTCAACAGCCTTAGATCCCATTTTAACGAGAGAAGTTGCCGCAAGTCTCCTTTCCTCCGCCTTTCCAAATTCAAGAGCCTTGAGAAGTTGCGGAAGTCCCTTTGGATCACCGAGCTGTCCAAGGAGCCATATTGCATTCTTCCTTATTGCAGCATTCTCAGTCTTGTCGAGGACATCTATGATCACATCAGCTATATCCTTCACTTCTGTAAGTCCTTCACTAATTTTCTTCCTTACCGCCTCGCTCCTTGCAGGGGGTACTCTTGAAAGACAGCCCATCAAAGCCTGAATTGCAGCAATTCTAACATCTCTCACCGGGTCTTTCATTGCTTCAAGCAGGTAATCTACAGCAGCTTCGCCTCCCTTCTCGAGGACTATTGCTGCAAGTTCTCTGACTCTCGCATCGCTGTCTTTTAGGGCTTCCGCAATTTCATCAACCTCGTCTGCAATTTCCATATCGGCAAGCGCTTCAAGAGCAGCCTTTCTAACTTCCACGTTTTCATCTTTTAGCCTCTCAACGAGGGCATCAACTGCAGCACTGTTTCCGAGCATGCCAAGGGCCATCGCAGCAGCCCTTCTCACCTCCGGCGCTTCGTCTTCGAGAGCATCAATGAGGTGTGGCAAACACCTCGTATCTCCGAGCCTGCCC
Protein-coding regions in this window:
- a CDS encoding HEAT repeat domain-containing protein — encoded protein: MIRLYELEKKKDIDTLIEVLRNSKSQAVRARAAEILGDIGGERAYKELISILINEDEDEEVRNAAAKSIAWADEKALRMLLEKLEGRKIKGATWVLVDRLIKTLKSDDASIRMNSAIALGRLGDTRCLPHLIDALEDEAPEVRRAAAMALGMLGNSAAVDALVERLKDENVEVRKAALEALADMEIADEVDEIAEALKDSDARVRELAAIVLEKGGEAAVDYLLEAMKDPVRDVRIAAIQALMGCLSRVPPARSEAVRKKISEGLTEVKDIADVIIDVLDKTENAAIRKNAIWLLGQLGDPKGLPQLLKALEFGKAEERRLAATSLVKMGSKAVEPLLDMIRHNDEEIRRLVCWILGEIGDIRAKEHLNLALEDPSDRVRSMAFQALNKIKRAEKLKRAIS